Proteins from one Bacteroides mediterraneensis genomic window:
- a CDS encoding RagB/SusD family nutrient uptake outer membrane protein, whose product MKPLLNILHIAKLSIYTLALSGTLVSCSDLLEKNPPSAISESTFWTGENDAYLALVGCYRFQTGWSHDDFATPQGLLYLDFAGGNGTEKENFTTLMASSNTLATNGNIEWYWKNAYIQIAKYNNFLANVEECPMDEDTKEKWIAEVKTLRAYFFFNLAFYFKDVPMPLAPLSVEEANTIAQTAQADVYAQVETDLKEAVQLLPDSYDAENYGRLTNAAAKVLLSRLYLAQDRWRDAANILHEVIISGNYELDRRNGEESYEKLFQIGGEYSPETIFCIMGIADKYTNSRYQYLYPECAYGGWHQFAPYNELVKEYFCTDGKGIETSAVYDENDPYVNREIRLYASIFLPPVGSYSGTTYNDITYNCFLGPNTADSYNRYALFNGYCPKKGCDPSITNNIASTPTYTPIMRYAEVLLSYLEALNEVAPGEVDQSVLDLTINDIRNRVSLPGYQKADLPTQEDVRKAVRKERRVELAFEGFRYFDVLRWGIAEQELNHTFTGVKLSDDPSAPNYRGSGSSASPVDENMYYQFETRTWAAHNRYFPIPQSERNVNKNLKQNEGYN is encoded by the coding sequence ATGAAACCATTATTAAATATATTACATATAGCCAAATTGTCCATTTATACATTGGCTTTGTCAGGAACACTTGTGAGTTGTTCGGATCTATTGGAGAAAAACCCTCCTTCTGCTATTTCAGAAAGCACATTCTGGACCGGTGAGAATGATGCATATTTAGCATTGGTAGGTTGTTATCGGTTTCAAACCGGATGGTCACACGATGATTTTGCTACTCCTCAAGGATTATTGTATCTGGATTTTGCCGGGGGCAATGGTACGGAAAAAGAAAATTTTACAACTTTGATGGCTAGCTCCAATACGTTGGCTACTAATGGAAATATTGAGTGGTATTGGAAAAATGCCTATATCCAGATTGCAAAATATAATAATTTCCTGGCTAACGTAGAAGAATGTCCGATGGATGAAGATACTAAAGAAAAATGGATTGCTGAGGTCAAGACTTTGCGAGCTTATTTCTTCTTTAATTTGGCGTTTTATTTTAAAGACGTACCTATGCCGCTTGCCCCATTGAGTGTGGAAGAAGCGAATACGATTGCTCAGACAGCGCAAGCTGATGTGTATGCACAAGTAGAAACCGATTTGAAGGAGGCTGTCCAGTTACTTCCTGATAGTTATGATGCGGAGAATTATGGACGTTTGACTAATGCTGCCGCAAAAGTACTGCTATCCCGTTTGTATCTGGCGCAAGATCGTTGGAGAGATGCGGCAAATATCTTGCATGAGGTGATTATTTCAGGAAACTATGAGTTGGATCGCCGGAATGGAGAAGAAAGCTATGAGAAATTATTCCAAATAGGAGGTGAATATAGTCCTGAAACTATTTTCTGTATCATGGGTATTGCAGATAAATATACCAACTCACGTTATCAATATTTGTATCCGGAATGTGCGTATGGTGGCTGGCATCAGTTTGCTCCTTATAATGAACTGGTGAAAGAATATTTCTGTACAGATGGAAAGGGTATTGAAACATCGGCTGTGTATGATGAGAATGATCCGTATGTAAATCGGGAGATAAGACTATATGCTTCCATATTTCTTCCTCCGGTAGGGTCTTATTCGGGTACAACTTATAATGATATCACTTATAATTGTTTTCTGGGACCTAATACTGCGGATAGCTATAACCGTTACGCTTTGTTTAATGGGTATTGTCCGAAAAAAGGTTGTGATCCTTCAATTACTAACAATATCGCTTCGACTCCGACCTACACTCCGATTATGCGTTATGCGGAAGTCTTGTTGAGCTATTTGGAGGCGTTGAATGAAGTGGCACCGGGTGAAGTAGACCAGTCTGTTCTTGATTTGACTATCAATGACATTCGTAATCGTGTCAGTCTACCCGGTTATCAGAAAGCTGATTTGCCTACTCAGGAAGATGTACGTAAAGCGGTGCGTAAAGAAAGACGGGTGGAACTTGCATTTGAAGGTTTCCGGTACTTTGATGTGCTTCGTTGGGGAATTGCTGAACAAGAGTTGAACCATACATTTACGGGGGTGAAATTGTCTGATGATCCTTCTGCACCGAATTATCGAGGAAGTGGTTCTTCTGCTTCGCCGGTAGATGAGAACATGTATTATCAGTTTGAAACTCGTACATGGGCGGCCCACAATCGTTACTTCCCGATTCCACAGAGTGAAAGGAATGTGAATAAGAATCTGAAGCAGAATGAAGGTTACAATTAA
- a CDS encoding AraC family transcriptional regulator, which produces MNLQVEQLHPLVLNVGLAIHNSDWNWKNVNSPFTRLYYVTEGIAQIELPDGIHTLCPNHMYFVPAFTVHTNICNSHFVHYYLHIYEDHYSENDWLEHWNFPVEIEAGTFDLALFQRLCEINPHMTLQKSDPTTYDNNPTLMRNLLRNRQRAFYDKVESRGIVLQLLSHFLKHAQPKTEMEDNRIAKSVMYIRKHLNESIELEKLAEISCLSKDHFIRLFKKELGNTPLQYINQKKIEKAQLLLVTEDLAVKEIAFRLAFEDYSYFNRLFKKITGVTPQEYRRLY; this is translated from the coding sequence ATGAATCTACAAGTAGAACAACTGCATCCGCTGGTCTTAAATGTGGGATTAGCCATTCATAATTCCGACTGGAACTGGAAAAATGTCAACAGCCCGTTTACACGTTTATATTACGTCACGGAAGGTATCGCACAGATAGAACTGCCCGACGGAATACATACTTTATGTCCTAACCACATGTATTTTGTACCAGCATTTACGGTGCATACCAATATCTGCAATTCACATTTTGTCCATTACTATTTACACATTTACGAAGACCACTATTCGGAAAACGATTGGCTGGAACACTGGAACTTCCCAGTAGAAATAGAAGCCGGGACATTCGACTTGGCACTTTTCCAACGTCTTTGTGAAATCAACCCGCACATGACGCTTCAAAAATCAGATCCTACCACCTATGACAATAATCCAACACTTATGCGTAACCTGCTTCGAAATCGACAAAGAGCGTTCTACGATAAAGTAGAATCTAGGGGAATCGTACTGCAACTGTTGTCGCATTTCCTGAAACATGCCCAACCCAAAACCGAAATGGAAGACAACCGAATAGCAAAAAGCGTAATGTACATTCGCAAGCATCTTAATGAAAGCATTGAGCTAGAGAAGCTGGCAGAAATTTCCTGCTTGTCAAAAGACCATTTTATTCGGCTATTCAAAAAAGAACTAGGGAATACTCCCTTACAGTACATCAATCAAAAAAAAATAGAAAAGGCCCAGCTACTCTTGGTTACAGAAGATTTAGCGGTTAAAGAAATAGCCTTCCGGCTGGCCTTTGAAGATTATTCTTATTTCAACCGCCTGTTCAAAAAAATAACCGGCGTGACTCCTCAGGAATACCGCCGGCTATATTAA